The Actinobacillus succinogenes 130Z region TAATTCCACTTCGAATTCGTTTTGTTCGTTATCCAGCGATACGGCTACGAGATGATCGTTATGCCGGCGTAAATTGGCGCATTGCTGATGATGTACGGTAATTTCTTTAGACGCATTTTCGTAACCGGCAACAGGATCGCCCGGAATCGGGTGACAGCATTTCGCATAATGAAGCGGTAGTTTATTACCGGTAAGTGCGGTCGGATTTTCGAGTGTTTTTAGGGTTTGACGTATTTTCGATTTAGCACGTCCGGTTACTACGAAATTTAACCAACCGGCTCTCGGTTTGGCATTCGGTGCGGTGACGATGTCGACGGTTTGCCCCGAAACTAACGGTTGAGACAGCGGATAATCGGCACGTTCCACTTTTGCACCGACGCAAGAATTACCTACATCGGTATGTACCGCATAGGCGAAATCCACCGGTGTCGCACCTTCGGGCAGCTCGATAATTCGTCCTTTAGGCGTGAATACGTAAATTTCGTGAGAGAATAAATCGGATTTAACGCTTTCGATAAATTCAAAAGAGTTGCCCGCACTTTGTTGTAAATCAATGATATTCTGCAGCCAGTTTTGCGCTTTAATTTGGGCGGTGGTGCCGTCGTTCTTACCGTCTTGCTTGTAAACCCAGTGCGCAGTCACCCCCATTTTTGCGATTTGATCCATTTCTTCCGTGCGGATTTGTACGGCAACCGGCACGCCTTTCGGCCCGATGGTGAACGTATGTAATGCCTGATAACCGTTGGATTTCGGCACTGCGATGTAATCTTTAATTTGCCCCGGTCTCGGTTTATAGAAACTGTGAATACAACCTAATGCCCGATAACAGTCGTCTACGGTAGTAACGACCACGCGGAAGTTGTAAATATCCAGAATCGAACGGAATTTTTGTTCCCGTTGGCGCAGGGATTTATAAATATAATATAACGGTTTCTCGCGCCCATATACCCGTGACGGAATATAGGCGGCACGCAAGCGTTGTTCCAGTTCTTCCAGAATAGGTTCAATGAGTTCGTGCTGATTGCCGCGGGTATTTTCAATTACCTTGTTCAGTACGGCATAACGTTTGGGATGCATGGCCTGAAAGCATAAATCTTCCAGTTCATTTTTTACATGCTCGATGCCGAGACGATGAGCAATCGGGCTGTAAATTTCTAACGTTTCTTTGGCGATACGGCGGCGTTTGTCCGGACGCAAAGCACCCAACGTCCGCATATTATGCGTACGGTCGGCAAGTTTAATCAGCACCACGCGAATATCTTTCGTCATGGCGAGAATCATTTTACGGAAACTTTCCGCCTGTGCTTCCTGGCGGGTGCGAAATTTCAGTTTATCTAATTTAGACACGCCGTCCACGATTTCGGCAACATTTTGTCCGAATTCTGCGGCAAGCTGATTTTCGGTATAGGGAGTATCTTCGATAACATCATGCAGGAGTGCCGCCATAACCGCTTCATGATCGAGGCGCATTTGCGCAATAATAGCGGCGACGGCGACGGGATGGGTGATGTACGGTTCGCCGCTGGAACGAAATTGTCCTTCGTGAGCGTCGCGGGCGATGAGGAAAGCCCGTTTCACTGATTCGATTTGCTCGGGAGGCAAATATTCCTGAATAATATGCTCTAAAGGTTCAAACAAATCCATAAGTCCCCCTTAAAATTATTCAAAAATCGACCGCACTTTAAATTTAAATTAATAGTAATAATTAAGCCGTCAATAAAGATACGGCGGCATCTTCCGCTTGGTGCTGCATTAACGCATCCTGACGTTCTTGCGCATCCATAATGTCATTGTTGATTAAACCTTTTTCGATTTCCCGTAATGCGATCACTGTCGGTTTATCGTTATCTTCCGGCACCAATGGTTCGCGATGGTTTAACTGTAGCTGTCTTGCTCGACGGGCTGCGGTTAAAATTAAATCAAAACGGTTACCGATTTTTTCCACTGCATCTTGCACTGTTACGCGCGCCATAATTATTTACTCCAATTTTATTCTTTTAAGTTCGTTTTAACGGATTGTTAATAATACTAAAGTGCGGTCTATTTTGCCAGTAATTCCTGAATTAATGCGTGATTTTGTGTTTCTTGGTAAGTTAATGTTAATTTTTCCGCACGCAATATATGAACTAAATCCGCCAATGCCTGTTGGAAATCATCGTTTACAATCACATAATCATATTCGTTGTAATGAGAAATTTCATCTATCGCTTTCGACATGCGTTCGGCGATTACCTCGGCGCTGTCTTGTCCCCGTCCGATAAGACGCCGTTCCAGTTCCTGTAAAGATGGCGGAAGAATGAAAATGCTTTTGACATTCGGTACTTTTTCGCGGATTTGTTGGGCGCCCTGCCAGTCGATATCCAAAAAAACATCAATACCGGCGGCGAGATTTTTTTCGATTGCGGGTAGTGAAGTGCCGTAATAATTACCGCCGAACACTTTGGCGAACTCTAAAAACGCCCCTTGTTCAATCAGTGCTTCGAATTCGTCAACTTCCACAAAATGGTAATGTACGCCGTTTTGTTCGCCGGGACGGGGACGGCGAGTCGTATGGGAAACGGACACCATCATTGAGTTTCGCGTATCTTTTTCCAATAATGCCGTAATAAGCGATGATTTC contains the following coding sequences:
- the rpoZ gene encoding DNA-directed RNA polymerase subunit omega — translated: MARVTVQDAVEKIGNRFDLILTAARRARQLQLNHREPLVPEDNDKPTVIALREIEKGLINNDIMDAQERQDALMQHQAEDAAVSLLTA
- a CDS encoding RelA/SpoT family protein encodes the protein MDLFEPLEHIIQEYLPPEQIESVKRAFLIARDAHEGQFRSSGEPYITHPVAVAAIIAQMRLDHEAVMAALLHDVIEDTPYTENQLAAEFGQNVAEIVDGVSKLDKLKFRTRQEAQAESFRKMILAMTKDIRVVLIKLADRTHNMRTLGALRPDKRRRIAKETLEIYSPIAHRLGIEHVKNELEDLCFQAMHPKRYAVLNKVIENTRGNQHELIEPILEELEQRLRAAYIPSRVYGREKPLYYIYKSLRQREQKFRSILDIYNFRVVVTTVDDCYRALGCIHSFYKPRPGQIKDYIAVPKSNGYQALHTFTIGPKGVPVAVQIRTEEMDQIAKMGVTAHWVYKQDGKNDGTTAQIKAQNWLQNIIDLQQSAGNSFEFIESVKSDLFSHEIYVFTPKGRIIELPEGATPVDFAYAVHTDVGNSCVGAKVERADYPLSQPLVSGQTVDIVTAPNAKPRAGWLNFVVTGRAKSKIRQTLKTLENPTALTGNKLPLHYAKCCHPIPGDPVAGYENASKEITVHHQQCANLRRHNDHLVAVSLDNEQNEFEVELRIQMQTQSTLGRLMNAISAAQSAVHSIWTEEADEKSLAILLVTAKDTEHLARIVHLIRRVSGVTAVKRNINA
- the gmk gene encoding guanylate kinase, whose amino-acid sequence is MSQGNLYILSAPSGAGKSSLITALLEKDTRNSMMVSVSHTTRRPRPGEQNGVHYHFVEVDEFEALIEQGAFLEFAKVFGGNYYGTSLPAIEKNLAAGIDVFLDIDWQGAQQIREKVPNVKSIFILPPSLQELERRLIGRGQDSAEVIAERMSKAIDEISHYNEYDYVIVNDDFQQALADLVHILRAEKLTLTYQETQNHALIQELLAK